AATCACGGCGCCGAGGTGTTGGGGCCGGTTGCGGCCCCAACCCCTCACACACGTCACAGCTTCCGAAACCATCATCAAGTCAACAGCGCCAGCGCGGCGGATGGCTCACACCGCCCCAATTTTTCTGGCGACCTCTGACACCTTCCCCTGCGATTTCATCCGACTTTGCTAGAATCACGGCCTCATCACTTGCGCCGGATTAACGCTCATGTCCCACTCCCTGACGGTTGCCCTGATCCAGCAGTGTTGCTCGGGCGACACCGCCGCCAATCTCGAGACACAGACCCGGGATATCCGACGGGCAGCAACAGCCGGTGCACGCCTGATTCTGCTTCAGGAACTGCACAACACACTCTATTTCTGCCAAGTCGAAGACCCGGCCCTCTGCGATCTGGCCGAACCGATCCCCGGACCGACCACTGACCACCTCGGTGCCTTGGCACAGGAACTCGGTGTCGTCATCGTGGCCTCACTGTTCGAAAGGCGAGCTGCCGGCCTGTATCACAACACGGCCGTGGTGCTGGATACCGACGGACGCATTGCCGGGCGCTACCGCAAAATGCACATCCCGGACGATCCGGGCTTCTACGAAAAATTCTATTTCACGCCGGGCGACCTCGGGTTCTCCCCTATCGACACCGCCGTCGGCCGGCTCGGGGTGCTCGTGTGCTGGGATCAATGGTATCCCGAGGCCGCACGTCTGATGGCGCTGGCGGGCGCCGAACTGCTGCTCTATCCAACGGCGATCGGATGGAATCCGGACGACCCGGCAGCGGAACAGGCCCGGCAACGGGAGGCCTGGATCACCATCCAGCGCGCCCACGCGGTCGCCAATGGCATGCCCGTTCTGGCCTGCAACCGGACCGGGCACGAACCCGACCCCTCCGGCCAAACGGCGGGCATCCGTTTCTGGGGCAGCAGTTTCATCGCCGGTCCGCAAGGGGAAATCCTCGCTCAAGCTGCAGAAGATGCGCCGCAGATTCTCACGGCGACGATCGATCTGGCGCACGGGGAAGCCGTCCGCCGCATCTGGCCCTTTCTGCGCGATCGGCGCATCGACGACTACGGCGACCTCACCCGGCGCTTTCGCGACTGAGAACCATAGGCGCCAGAGCAGCGCCCACAGTCATTCGACCAGCGGGCACCCCGTCTGCTCCCGTATAATGCACAGCCTGTCCCAATGACCCGGTCGTCCCGCCATGATCCTCATCCTGAATACCGACACCACGCCCGAGAGCCCCTCATTCGCGGATCTCGCCCGTCACCTCGACGCATTGCCTCGCATTCGCTGGCGAGTACATCAGGAAAAGGGCGCCCAGCAGTTACTGACGGAAATTTATCTGATCGGTGAAACAGCCGCCCTGGATACGGCTGATATGGCGGCACTTCCGGGTGTGGACCGGGTGGTTCGCGTCTCGGAGCCCTACCGTATCCTCGGCCGGCATCAGGACGATCATCGCCCGAGCGAATTCGTCTATAACGGCGTGCACTTCGGACAGGACTCATTGCAGGTGCTGGCCGGCCTGTGCGCCGTCGACACTCCCGAGCATGTCGGACAGATGATGCGCGCACTGCAACAGAACGGTCAGGTATGCACCCGCATGGGCGCCTACAAGCCCCGCACCAGTCCCTATGCCTTTCAAGGTCACGGCGCGGCGTGCCTGCCCTGGGTCTTCGAGCTTGCCGGGAAATACGGCATTCGGGTCATCGCCATGGAAATTACCCGCGAGGCCCACATCGACGAAATCCAAGAGGCCCTGCATCGCACCGGAAACCCGACCGGCGTCATGCTCCAGATCGGCACCCGCAACACGCAGAACTTCGAGTTGCTCAAAGCCGCCGGACGCCAGCGCGAGATGCCGGTGCTGCTCAAGCGCGGCTTCGGCATCACGCTCGACGAATCGCTCAATGCCGCCGAGTATCTGGCCAGTGAAGGTAATCGCAATGTGATCTTCTGCCTGCGTGGGCTCAAATCCCACATGGGTGATCCGCACCGCAACCTCCTCGATTTCGGGCATGTTCCCGTGGTCAAGCGCCTCACCCGGATGCCCGTGGGGATCGATCCCTCGCATTCGGTCGGCACGCGCCACAAGGGCCCGGACCAGGTGCTCGATATTTTCCATGCCACCGCGCAAGGGATCATTGCCGGCGCCAACCTGGTGCTGATCGACTTCCACCCCGATCCAGCCAACGCGCTGGTCGACGGCGCTCAGGCGCTCACCCTCGATGAATTGCCGATCTTCCTCGAAGATGTGCGCATCGCACGGGACGCTTATCTGGAGCGTTGCACGCGGCTGCAGCGCGCTGTGGTCTGATGATCTCGAACCACCCGTCCCTGGACCCGACCGAGCACCGAGTCGGCCCGTTTCCCGGAAGCGCCGGTGCGCTATGGATTGCCGAATTGGCGCGTCGCCGGGCAGGGCTGCGACTGATCATTGCGTCCGACGCCCGCGCCGGGGAACGACTGGAAGCCGAACTCAACTTCTATTGCGCGCCCGATGGTCCCCCAATCTTGCATTTTCCCGATTGGGAAACCTTGCCCTACGATATTTTTTCGCCGCACCAGGACATCCTGTCCCAGCGCATCGAGACCCTGTATCGCCTTCCATCCCTGGAAACCGCGCTGGTCGTAGTTCCAGCCAATACGCTGCTGCAACGTCTGCCGCCGATTTCCTTTGTCACCGGTCACAGCCTCATTTTGCATGCGGGCGAGCGTCTTGATCCGCATGCGCTGCGGACGCGTCTCGAAGCTGCCGGATACCGCAGCGTATCGCAGGTCATGGAGCACGGCGAGTTCGCCCTGCGCGGTTCGCTCATGGACCTTTTCCCGATGGGAAGCGCCGAGCCCTATCGAATCGATTTGCTCGATGATGAAATCGATAGCATTCGCCCGTTCGACCCACAGACGCAGCGGTCACGCGAGATCATCGATCAAGTCCGGATCCTGCCCGCGCGCGAGTTTCCATTCGATGAGGAAGCCATCCGCCAATTTCGCCGGCGTTACCGCGAGCACTTCGAAGGCAACCCTCAGAGCAGCTTGATCTATCGCGAAGTAAGCGACGGCCATTCGCCAGGCGGCATCGAGTATTACCTACCGCTTTTCTTCGACGCGACGGCAACGTTGCTCGACTATCTGCCCGAGCACAGCCAGGTGATCCTCGAACCCGGGGCCGAGGACGCATTGCTATCGGTCTGGGATCAGATCCAAAACCGCTATGAGCAACGGCGACATGACCTCGAACGGCCCTTGCTTCCGCCGGGTGATCTGTTCCTGACACCGACCGAACTGACCGATGCGTGGACGCGCTTCGATCGCATTGTGATGAGTGACGAAGAGACACCGACCGATTCGACCGATCCTGGAAATGGCGCCTTGCCTCCGCCGGTCTTGCGGCGCAACCCCCATGCCAAACGTCCGCTGGATGAGCTGAACCGGTTTATCGAGACTTTCCCGGGCCGTATCCTGATCGCGGCCGAATCACCGGGGCAACGCGAGGCCTTGCTCGATGAGTTGCGCCCCTTCGGGCTGAAGCCGCAACGATGCGCCCATTGGACCGAGTTCCAAGGCGGCATGATGCCCCTGGCGATTACCGTGGCCCCGTTGGAACGGGGTCTGCTGAACAATGAGCTCGCTATCATCAGTGAAAGCCAGCTCTCTGGCGAACGCCCGCGGCCGCGGGCGCGCAAGGCAGTCTCTCGCGATCCGGCGGCCATCATTCGCGATCTGACCGATCTGCGTCCCGGGGCGCCGGTCGTCCACGAAGAACACGGGGTCGGCCGATACCTTGGGCTGCAGCTGATCGAGACCGGGGGTACGGCCGCCGAATTCCTCGTACTGGAATACGCCGGTGAAGACAAGCTTTACGTTCCCGTGGCGAATCTTCATCTGGTCAGTCGCTATACCGGGGCGGATCCGGAGCATGCCCCGCTGCACCGCCTCGGATCCGATCAGTGGGAAAAAGCGCGCCGCAAAGCGGCTGAACGTGCCCGTGATGTCGCGGCTGAACTCCTGGAGATCCAGGCACGGCGCGCTGCCCAGCGTCGCACGCCAGTCACCTTCGATGTCGCGGCCTATCATCAGTTCGCTGCGGCATTCCCCTTCGAGGAAACCGCTGATCAGTTGCAGACAATCGACGCGGTCATCCGGGACATCACCGGCCCCAACCCCATGGACCGGGTGGTATGCGGCGACGTGGGCTTCGGCAAGACCGAGGTGGCGATGCGCGCAGCGTTCATCGCTGTGCATGGCGGGCGGCAGGTGGCGATCCTGGTACCCACCACCCTGCTCGCCGAGCAGCATTTTCGCAACTTCCGCGACCGTTTCGCGGACTGGCCGGTGCGCGTGGAAGGACTGTCCCGCCTGCGCAGCACTAAAGAACAGAAGCAGGCCCTGGCAGCAATGGCCGAAGGGCAAGTCGACATCGTCATCGGCACCCACAAACTTCTGAGCAGCGAGGTGCACTTCAAGAATCTGGGACTGGTCATTGTCGACGAGGAACACCGCTTCGGTGTTCGCCACAAGGAGCGACTCAAGCAGCTGCGCGCCGAGGTCGACCTGCTTACCCTCACGGCCACGCCGATTCCCCGCACGCTCAACATGAGCCTTGCGGGACTGCGCGATCTGTCCATCATTGCCACCCCGCCGGTGGAACGCATGGCCGTGCAGACGTTCTCCAACGAATGGAACGATGTTCTGATCCAGGAAGCATGCCTGCGCGAGATCAAACGGGGCGGCCAGGTCTTCTTCGTCCACAATGAAATCCAGGACATTCAGAAAATCGCCGAGCGCCTTGGCGCCCTAGTGCCGGGCGCGCGCGTGCTCGCGGCCCATGGTCAGATGCCGGAGCGTGAGCTGGAACAGGTGATGCTCGATTTCTATCACCGCCGCGCAAACATTCTGGTCTGTACCACCATTATTGAGAGCGGCATCGACATCCCCACCGCCAATACGATTCTCATCCACCGCGCCGATCGTTTCGGGCTCGCCCAGCTGCATCAGCTGCGCGGCCGGGTCGGCCGCTCCCATCACCGGGCCTATTGCTATCTGATCGTCCCGCCACGCAAGGCCATGACGGCCGATGCGATCAAACGTCTGGATGCATTCGAGACGCTTGGCGCGCTGGGCAGTGGGTTCAGCTTGGCCACTCAGGATTTGGAGATTCGTGGCGCCGGGGAATTGCTCGGTGAGGGTCAAAGTGGCCACATTCATGAAGTCGGTTTCGGGCTCTACAGCGAATTATTGGAACGGGCCGTGCAGGCCATCAAGCGCGGGGATATCCCGTCGCTGGAATCCTCACAGGAATCGATTGCCACAGTCGACTTACGCCTGCCCACGCTCCTGCCCGAAAGCTATGTTCCCGACGTGGACTTGCGGCTGATTCTCTATAAGCGAATCGCGGGCGCCCAGGATCACAAGGCTCTGCGCGCGCTACAAGTGGAGCTGATCGACCGATTCGGCTTGCTGCCGACACCGAGCAAGAATCTCTTCATGCTGGCGGAACTCAAGCTGCGCATCACCGCGCTGGGCATCCACAAACTCGAAGCCGGCCCCGAAAAAGGGCGCATGGTGTTCAGCGAACAAACCACCGTGGATCCGGCACTCCTCCTGCCCTTGATCCAGAAAAGTCCCAATCGGTTCCGCCTCGACGGGGCCGATACCTTGCGTTTCACGTTGCCGATGACTGAACCCGAAGAACGCGTGAAACAGGTCGAAGCCTTGCTCGACTATTTCGAGTCTTCCCCGACGGCTGGCGAACGCCAAGTAATCTAAACGGACTCACCACCCTCGGGCGCAGCCCAGTGCTGAGCACGATGGACGACCGAATCAGCCCCAAAACACAAAACCCCCCGGTGCCTACGAAAGCGCCGGGGGGCTTTGTCTAGGCATGGCGATCAGAAATTGAATCCGACGCCCCCCTTGACGCTTATCATCTCGAAGCTATCCACCTTGACTTCTTCGCCTTGGCGATCACGCACCTCGGGGCTGTCGATATAACCGTATCGACCCTCGACGAAGAGATAGGACGCTTGGGAAACCGTCAGCAAAACACCGACCTTACCGACGATTCCAATCTTCATCGAACCCTGTACCTTGAGCAGATCGCCCGAATCCATCCAGGCGCGACCTTCACGGAAGTTCCCGATGAGCGGCCCAAGCCCGATATAAGGACTCACCAATGATTCCGGAGAAAATGTGTAAATAGCGCTGACCGCCACAGGAAGGATGCCCGGCTGCAGGACATTCACTTCGCCGGCATTGTTGTCACCCCCAATCACATCCCCAGCGCCCACATCGTTGATCTGAATTTCGGGAAAAATGATATCCAGATCGATCTCGGCACCAATACGGTCCGTGAACTTGTAGCCCAAGCTCCCGCCGAAGGCGATAACGTCGACATTCTCGGGTCTTTCCTCTCTGCTCTCGCCGGTATCGCCCGAAAGCTGAATATCGATAAACCGGCCGATGGACAGCGTACTGGTCTCTTGGGGACCGTCGACCCGCTCCACTTGGGCGTCTTCTGCCAAATTGAACTTGGGGCCGAACACGCCGCCGCCCAGCTGAACATAAAACTCGCCTGCCCTTGGACCAGCGGCATCCGCCGTTGAAACAGGCCCAAGACCCACTGCGAAGACCGCGGCAGCGATCATGCTCGACCAACCCCAACGGGAGCGGCTAACGGGGGCTCGGGGGTCAGAAATCTGAAAAACGTCCTTCATTATGCGTCGATCATCCATGTTGACAAACTCCATGCGCGCAATCGGGATTCACGGCGCACGAGTCGCGCCGTGGCCAGCGGCCCATCACTCAGCTACCCCCGGCTACGAACGGAAGGATGGATCCCGGAAAGGTCATCCCCAGACCGAAACGGATTTCCCGAATCTCCATGTCTTCGATCGGGATAGTATTGCCATCATCGTCTTTGAGTTCAGGCTCGTCGATCAGGCCGTAGCGCAGGCCCACAGTGCCGTACCATCGCTCATTGACTCGAAAACGCGCACCGGCATCCAGCACGTAGCCGACTTCGAATCCACCTTCGGCGCTAATCGTATCGGATGCTTCATTAAACGCGATGCGATTGCTCAAATCCGCAAACAGCACACCCGCACCGATGAACGGACTGACGATGTTGTCCGGGATGAAGGTATAGATAGCGGAGAGATTGATGGGGATAACCGCTGGCGCGGCAATTTTGATGGTGATGCTCTCCGGGTCGTTACTGACGACCCGACTCACCAGTGCACCCTCCAGGAGAATTCGGGGCAGCGTGAGACCCAGACCACCTTCGATCCCGAAGTGATCGGTAATCTGATAGCCGACCCCGCCATTCAAGGCGATGACGCCGCGGTTCTCCGGATCATCCCCGTGTTGCGCACGATCATCGCCCGCTGAAATGGTGACCGGTAAACGAAACCCGATCGGCCCGATGCCGATTCTCGGGACCGCGATATTCTGCTCCTGGGTGGTAGGCCCGATGGACGACTGGTTAGAGTCTTTCAGATTGAATTCAGGGGTGAACAAGCCACCGCCGAACCCTGCATAAAATTCCCCAGCCTTGGGACCCGCGGCTTCTACTGACAGAGACACTGACATTGCAAATGCCGCTGCCGCCAAGGACCACAGATACGTGCCGTTGCCCGCCCGGGTGACAGGGCTCTTGCCCTGCCCATAGCCCACCGTCTGACGCAATGACGGCTTCCTTGTCATTCTCTCTTTCCTCCATGATTCAGCTAGAGCCCCAGCTGGGCTCCGATCCACTGATTGATGAACACGATCCGGTTGGGCGCTCGACCCACGCATCACACGTGCTTGTGGGCTAACTGCAACGGACCGGTCACGACCCGTCCGGAAGCCAAACCCATGGCCTAGCAAATCGCTTTCCTGCCTGCAGGACAATCTTTCCCGAAACCCTGATTCATGCCGGAGCGGGTATCCATGACACCGCCCGATACTCATTTTGTAGTGAACCTTAGTGCAGGCCGATATGATTTGCAAATAGACTGCATTTGGCGTCAGAGAAACCGAATACAGCCCTGTGCACACCGTTGGCGAGCCGCTCCTCACCGATTCAGATGAAGCCGCATGACCAACGCATCCTCACGTCCGAGGCGTGCAGGATAATACCCTTTGCGCTCGCCAACCTTGACAAATCCATGGCGGCGATAGAGGGCGACAGCCTGACCATTGGATGGCCTGACCTCGAGCAGCACCTGTTCCACTCCACGCTGACGCGCCAGCGTCAGGATGCAGCCGAGCAGCCGTCCCCCGAGCCCCAGTCCCTGATAGCTGGGATCGACACAGAGATTGAGAATGTGCGCTTCGCCCGCAGCCATGGATGCAATGCAGTAGGCACGTAACGTCGCGAACTCCTCAAGTCCCCACGCCGTGTAACCGACGCGCAGACAATCACTGAAGATGCCCGTTGTCCAGGGATACTCATAGGCGCGGCGCTCGATCTCCATGATTGCCGGAAGATCGCGGACGGTGAGTGGCCGCTCCAGCACGCCGTCCCACCGTTGATTGGCGCTCATGGCTGCTCCGCCTCCAGCAACCGCCGCACTGCCTTGAGATCGTCCCACGCCCTTGCCTTCTCACGCGGGCTCCGCAAAAGGTAAGCAGGGTGATAGGTGACCCACACGGGTACCCGTCCGCCGGCCTCACCGATCTGAATTGAATGACACTGGCCCCGCAAGCGACCGATCGGGGTCGCGACCTGCAACAGGTTCTGGGCGGCAATGCGACCCACGGCAAGGATCAACTGGGGGGCGATCAACGCGATCTGCCGTTCGAGATAAGGGCGGCATGCCGCAGCCTGCGCCGGAGTCGGATCCGCGTTCCGGGGTGGGCGGCACTTCAGGATATTGCAGATATAGACCTGTTGGCGCTGCAACCCGATGGCGCGCAGCATCTCATCGAGCAATCGACCGGCAGGACCGACAAACGGCTCCCCAAGCCGGTCTTCTTCCGCGCCGGGAGCTTCTCCGACGATCAACAATCGAGCGCTGTGATCCCCGACGCCAAACACTGTTTGCGTCCGGGTCTGGCATAGCTCGCAGGCCCTGCACGCATCCACGCGCGCGCGCAGTGCCGTCCAGTCCAACTGGCCTATATCCGCCGTTGTCTCCGGTGTGGCAGGTCGCCCCTGAACGCTTGCGGAGGATGGTATGGACATGCCGACGTCCATCGTGGGGCTTTGTGGTTCGACCACCCGCGGTGTCCACTCGACGATTTCCAGGGAAGCCAGCGCTGCCCGACGTTCCGCAGCATCCATCTGGTTGTCCTCCAAGCGCCTCAGATTCCCCCATGCTGGGGATGGGCCCGATCCATCGGCGCCTTGAGCTTGTTCAAGGCATTGAGATAGGCTTTGGCCGAGGCGACGATGATGTCCACATCCGCACCCTGTCCATTGACGATATGCGCACCATCCGCCAATCGCACCGTCACGTCCCCTTGGGCATCGGTTCCCGAGGTGATGGCATTGACCGAATAGAGCAAGAGTGTTGCGGTCGCATCGCAGCCCTTGATGATCGCCTTGAAAACCGCGTCGACCGGGCCGGCACCCGTGGCCACCACCCGGCGCTCTGCACCGTCGATGCGCAAGGTCACCTCAGCCGATGGCAACTCTCCGGTCTCGGAACAAACCTTGAGCGAAACCAACTGTAGGTGTTCGTTGGCGCTGCTCCATTCGACATCGGTCACCAAGGCCAGCAGATCATCGTCAAAGATCTCGTGCTTTCTATCCGCCAGAATCTTGAAACGCTGAAACGCCTCATTGACTTCCGACTCGCTCTCCAGAACCACACCCAGTTCGCTCAGGCGAGTGCGAAAGGCATTTCGGCCGGAATGCTTGCCCAGAACGAGCCGATTGGTATCCCAGCCGACATCTTGGGCGCGCATGATTTCATAGGTTTCGCGGCTTTTGAGGACGCCGTCCTGATGGATACCGGATTCGTGTGCAAAGGCGTTGGCACCCACTATCGCCTTGTTGGGCTGCACAGGGAAACCCGTGATTGTCGAGACCAGCCGGGAACAGGGCACGATCTGAGTCGTGTCGATTGCAAGCTCCAGGTCATAAAAGTCGCGCCGCGTCCGCAGCGCCATCACGATTTCCTCCAGCGCTGCATTGCCAGCGCGCTCGCCCAGGCCATTCAGCGTGCACTCCACCTGTCGCGCGCCCTGGGTAACCGCCGCAAGGGAATTGGCAACCGCCAGCCCCAGGTCGTTATGGCAGTGAACGGAAAAAATCGCCTTGTCACTATTGGGAACCCGTTCGATCAGACGCCCGATGAGCGCGCCGAACTGCTCGGGAACGTTATAGCCGACGGTATCGGGAATGTTGATGGTGCGAGCGCCCGCCTTGATCACGGCCTCCACGATGCGACACAGGAAGTCAGGTTCCGAACGCCCGGCATCTTCCGGAGAAAACTCCACATCATCCGTATACTGACGGGCATGACGCACGGCCCATACGGCCTGCTCCACTACCTCGTCGGGCTGCAAACCGAGTTTGCGCTCCATATGGATCGGCGATGTCGCGATGAACGTATGGATACGACCACGGGCAGCGGGCCTCAACGCTTCGGCCGCCCGATCGATATCTTCACCCTTGGCACGGGCCAGCGCGCAGACGATACTCTCGCGCACCGTCTCGGCAACCGCACGCACCGCAGCGAAGTCATCCGGACTGGCAATCGGAAAACCCGCCTCGATGACATCCACACGCAAGCGTTCCAACGCGCTCGCGATGCGCAACTTCTCCTCACGGGTCATCGACGCACCCGGACTTTGTTCACCATCCCGCAGCGTAGTGTCGAAAATCATCAGATGGGGAATCGAGGATCCCATGTTCACTCTCCAAAGCCTGCTGGAACGCGCCGGCTAACGATGACCCGCCAGCATCAATCGAGAACGGCCCGCTTCCTGCGGCGGCGCCACGCGGCCTGAGCAACGCCGACGAGCATGTAGCCAAAAAAACCGAGAAACAAGATCAGCGGCGGATTGAATGCGATCAGAACCAATCCGCCGACCATGATCAGTAGATAACGAAACGGCACCCGCTCAGCGAGCTTGATGTCCTTGAAGCTGTAATAGCGGATATTGCTGACCATGAGCGCACCGGCACTGGCCGTGACCAATGCCGCCGGGATGCTCATGGTGACTCCGCTGATTCCGCTATCGGCACAGACCCACACCAGGCCGGTCACCGCCGCAGCCGCCGACGGGCTCGGCAGCCCGACGAAGTAGCGTCGGCTGATCTCAGTCGATTGGGTATTGAAGCGAGCCAACCGGAGCGCGGCACCGACGGCATAGATGAATGCGGTGAGCCAGCCAACCTGCCCCCAGTGCCAGCCAAACTGGGACAGTTCGCGCAGCGCCCAGAGATAGACGATCAAACTGGGCGCCAACCCGAAACTCACCATGTCCGCCAGGCTGTCGTACTCGCGACCGAATTCGCTCTGTGTATGGGTCAGTCGTGCAACCCGCCCATCCAGACCGTCGAGCAAGCCCGCCAGGAAAACGGCCATCGCCGCCTGCAGAAACAGCCCATCGATCGCCGCAACAATGCCATAGAACCCGCCGAAAAGCGTTCCAGTCGTCAGCAGATTGGGCAGCAGATAGATTCCGCGGCGGCGTGGCCGTCGGGGTTGTTGCGGCGCAGACGGCAGGGCGGATTCATCCACGTCAGGCATCGAGACTGCTCCTGTCACCCGTCACGGCAGATTCGGTCGCGTTATCTGCGACCGAAATCCTGAAAGTCGCTCGGCCCTGGGGCAGATGAAACCACGTCACAGTCGTCCCTGCTCAGGGAAGTCGTCGCACAATGCGGCTTGCATACCGCTCCGGGACTGCTCAGTTCCGGCTCTTGTCAACCAGCTTGTTCTTGGCGATCCACGGCATCATGCCGCGCAGTCGGGCGCCGACCTGCTCGATGCGATGCTCTTCCGCAAGACGCCGGGATGCTTTGAGCGTCGCATTTCCAGCCTGATTCTCCAGAATGAACTCACGGGCGAATTCACCGCGCTGGATCTCCGCGAGAATCTCGCGCATGGCCTGACGGGATTGTTCGTTGATCACCCGTGGACCTCGGGTGATATCGCCGTACTCGGCCGTATTGGAGATCGAGTAGCGCATGTTCGCGATGCCACCCTCATACATCAGATCGACGATCAGTTTCAGCTCGTGCAGGCATTCGAAATAGGCCATCTCGGGTGCATAACCGGCCTCGACCAAGGTCTCGAAGCCAGCCTGAACCAGCGCTGTTGCCCCACCGCAGAGCACTGCCTGTTCGCCGAATAGGTCGGTTTCGGTTTCCTCGCGGAAGTTAGTCTCGATGATACCGGCACGGCCGCCGCCATTGGCACTAGCATAGGCGAGCGCGATCTGCTTGGCCTGCCCGCTCGCATCCTGATGCACGGCGATCAGACTCGGCACGCCGCCGCCCTGCGTGTAGGTCGAGCGCACCAGATGCCCCGGCCCCTTAGGCGCAATCATGATCACGTCGAGATCGGCGCGCGGCACGATCTGCTGGAAGTGGATGTTGAACCCATGGGCAAACGCCAGGGCGGCACCTTCCCGGATGTTGGGCTCGATCACCTCGC
The genomic region above belongs to Candidatus Macondimonas diazotrophica and contains:
- a CDS encoding uracil-DNA glycosylase produces the protein MDAAERRAALASLEIVEWTPRVVEPQSPTMDVGMSIPSSASVQGRPATPETTADIGQLDWTALRARVDACRACELCQTRTQTVFGVGDHSARLLIVGEAPGAEEDRLGEPFVGPAGRLLDEMLRAIGLQRQQVYICNILKCRPPRNADPTPAQAAACRPYLERQIALIAPQLILAVGRIAAQNLLQVATPIGRLRGQCHSIQIGEAGGRVPVWVTYHPAYLLRSPREKARAWDDLKAVRRLLEAEQP
- a CDS encoding 3-deoxy-7-phosphoheptulonate synthase translates to MILILNTDTTPESPSFADLARHLDALPRIRWRVHQEKGAQQLLTEIYLIGETAALDTADMAALPGVDRVVRVSEPYRILGRHQDDHRPSEFVYNGVHFGQDSLQVLAGLCAVDTPEHVGQMMRALQQNGQVCTRMGAYKPRTSPYAFQGHGAACLPWVFELAGKYGIRVIAMEITREAHIDEIQEALHRTGNPTGVMLQIGTRNTQNFELLKAAGRQREMPVLLKRGFGITLDESLNAAEYLASEGNRNVIFCLRGLKSHMGDPHRNLLDFGHVPVVKRLTRMPVGIDPSHSVGTRHKGPDQVLDIFHATAQGIIAGANLVLIDFHPDPANALVDGAQALTLDELPIFLEDVRIARDAYLERCTRLQRAVV
- the mfd gene encoding transcription-repair coupling factor, with translation MISNHPSLDPTEHRVGPFPGSAGALWIAELARRRAGLRLIIASDARAGERLEAELNFYCAPDGPPILHFPDWETLPYDIFSPHQDILSQRIETLYRLPSLETALVVVPANTLLQRLPPISFVTGHSLILHAGERLDPHALRTRLEAAGYRSVSQVMEHGEFALRGSLMDLFPMGSAEPYRIDLLDDEIDSIRPFDPQTQRSREIIDQVRILPAREFPFDEEAIRQFRRRYREHFEGNPQSSLIYREVSDGHSPGGIEYYLPLFFDATATLLDYLPEHSQVILEPGAEDALLSVWDQIQNRYEQRRHDLERPLLPPGDLFLTPTELTDAWTRFDRIVMSDEETPTDSTDPGNGALPPPVLRRNPHAKRPLDELNRFIETFPGRILIAAESPGQREALLDELRPFGLKPQRCAHWTEFQGGMMPLAITVAPLERGLLNNELAIISESQLSGERPRPRARKAVSRDPAAIIRDLTDLRPGAPVVHEEHGVGRYLGLQLIETGGTAAEFLVLEYAGEDKLYVPVANLHLVSRYTGADPEHAPLHRLGSDQWEKARRKAAERARDVAAELLEIQARRAAQRRTPVTFDVAAYHQFAAAFPFEETADQLQTIDAVIRDITGPNPMDRVVCGDVGFGKTEVAMRAAFIAVHGGRQVAILVPTTLLAEQHFRNFRDRFADWPVRVEGLSRLRSTKEQKQALAAMAEGQVDIVIGTHKLLSSEVHFKNLGLVIVDEEHRFGVRHKERLKQLRAEVDLLTLTATPIPRTLNMSLAGLRDLSIIATPPVERMAVQTFSNEWNDVLIQEACLREIKRGGQVFFVHNEIQDIQKIAERLGALVPGARVLAAHGQMPERELEQVMLDFYHRRANILVCTTIIESGIDIPTANTILIHRADRFGLAQLHQLRGRVGRSHHRAYCYLIVPPRKAMTADAIKRLDAFETLGALGSGFSLATQDLEIRGAGELLGEGQSGHIHEVGFGLYSELLERAVQAIKRGDIPSLESSQESIATVDLRLPTLLPESYVPDVDLRLILYKRIAGAQDHKALRALQVELIDRFGLLPTPSKNLFMLAELKLRITALGIHKLEAGPEKGRMVFSEQTTVDPALLLPLIQKSPNRFRLDGADTLRFTLPMTEPEERVKQVEALLDYFESSPTAGERQVI
- a CDS encoding outer membrane beta-barrel protein, producing MTRKPSLRQTVGYGQGKSPVTRAGNGTYLWSLAAAAFAMSVSLSVEAAGPKAGEFYAGFGGGLFTPEFNLKDSNQSSIGPTTQEQNIAVPRIGIGPIGFRLPVTISAGDDRAQHGDDPENRGVIALNGGVGYQITDHFGIEGGLGLTLPRILLEGALVSRVVSNDPESITIKIAAPAVIPINLSAIYTFIPDNIVSPFIGAGVLFADLSNRIAFNEASDTISAEGGFEVGYVLDAGARFRVNERWYGTVGLRYGLIDEPELKDDDGNTIPIEDMEIREIRFGLGMTFPGSILPFVAGGS
- a CDS encoding OmpW family outer membrane protein, with translation MEFVNMDDRRIMKDVFQISDPRAPVSRSRWGWSSMIAAAVFAVGLGPVSTADAAGPRAGEFYVQLGGGVFGPKFNLAEDAQVERVDGPQETSTLSIGRFIDIQLSGDTGESREERPENVDVIAFGGSLGYKFTDRIGAEIDLDIIFPEIQINDVGAGDVIGGDNNAGEVNVLQPGILPVAVSAIYTFSPESLVSPYIGLGPLIGNFREGRAWMDSGDLLKVQGSMKIGIVGKVGVLLTVSQASYLFVEGRYGYIDSPEVRDRQGEEVKVDSFEMISVKGGVGFNF
- the rimI gene encoding ribosomal protein S18-alanine N-acetyltransferase; translated protein: MSANQRWDGVLERPLTVRDLPAIMEIERRAYEYPWTTGIFSDCLRVGYTAWGLEEFATLRAYCIASMAAGEAHILNLCVDPSYQGLGLGGRLLGCILTLARQRGVEQVLLEVRPSNGQAVALYRRHGFVKVGERKGYYPARLGREDALVMRLHLNR
- a CDS encoding carbon-nitrogen hydrolase — translated: MSHSLTVALIQQCCSGDTAANLETQTRDIRRAATAGARLILLQELHNTLYFCQVEDPALCDLAEPIPGPTTDHLGALAQELGVVIVASLFERRAAGLYHNTAVVLDTDGRIAGRYRKMHIPDDPGFYEKFYFTPGDLGFSPIDTAVGRLGVLVCWDQWYPEAARLMALAGAELLLYPTAIGWNPDDPAAEQARQREAWITIQRAHAVANGMPVLACNRTGHEPDPSGQTAGIRFWGSSFIAGPQGEILAQAAEDAPQILTATIDLAHGEAVRRIWPFLRDRRIDDYGDLTRRFRD